One Solanum pennellii chromosome 10, SPENNV200 genomic region harbors:
- the LOC107032639 gene encoding putative anthocyanidin reductase produces the protein MAVEEEIKQKAQQMEEKNTYKVCVTGGAGYIGSCLVKKLLDKGYIVHATLRNLEDKSNVELLKRLSGADEKLKLFEADIYRAEEFEEAIQSCEFVFHVATPLWHSQVSQYKDRTEATVDGVKKIGRICLKSGTVKRLIYTASIVAASPLKEDGITYKQLMDETCWTPLNFSNPYTEQWLWDYTESKMLAEKEILKFEKEGLEVVALCCGLVGGHTFLPYIPTSGAMFLSVLTQEKELYNTLKFLEDLNGKVPIVHIEDVCEAHMFFMNNVGSLNGRFLCASSFVSTAEIGNHYQHNYPEFKVNQE, from the exons ATGGCTGTGGAGGAAGAGATAAAGCAAAAGGCCCAACAAATGGAGGAAAAAAACACTTATAAAGTTTGTGTCACAGGAGGTGCAGGGTATATAGGTTCTTGTCTTGTTAAAAAACTTTTGGACAAAGGTTACATTGTTCATGCTACCCTAAGAAACTTAG AGGATAAGTCAAATGTGGAACTACTGAAGAGGTTAAGTGGTGCTGacgaaaaattaaagttatttgaAGCTGACATTTATAGAGCTGAGGAATTTGAGGAAGCTATTCAAAGCTGTGAATTTGTTTTCCATGTTGCTACCCCTTTATGGCATTCTCAAGTATCTCAG TATAAAGATAGAACAGAAGCAACAGTTGATGGAGTGAAGAAAATAGGAAGGATTTGCCTTAAAAGTGGGACAGTGAAGAGACTTATTTATACTGCCTCTATTGTAGCTGCCTCCCCATTGAAGGAAGATGGAATTACTTACAAACAATTAATGGATGAAACATGTTGGACACCTCTTAATTTCTCAAATCCTTACACTGAACAATGGCTTTGG gaCTATACAGAGTCAAAGATGCTAGCAGAGAAAGAGATATTGAAGTTTGAGAAGGAAGGTTTGGAGGTGGTTGCATTATGTTGTGGCCTTGTAGGTGGACATACTTTTTTGCCTTATATCCCAACAAGTGGTGCTATGTTCTTGTCAGTGTTAACTCAAGAGAAAGAATTGTACAATACACTCAAGTTTTTAGAGGATCTTAATGGAAAAGTTCCAATAGTGCATATTGAAGATGTGTGTGAAGCTCATATGTTCTTCATGAATAATGTTGGTTCACTCAATGGACGTTTCTTGTGTGCTAGCTCCTTTGTTTCTACAGCAGAGATTGGCAATCACTATCAACACAATTATCCTGAGTTTAAGGTCAACCAAGAGTAA